From the genome of Ectobacillus sp. JY-23, one region includes:
- a CDS encoding carbamoyl phosphate synthase small subunit, with the protein MKRQLILEDGTVFVGQAFGGEIDKSGEVVFNTGMTGYQEILSDPSYCSQIVTLTYPLIGNYGINRDDFESINPSIHGLIVKEICDHPSNFRNELALDTYLKERNIPGLSGIDTRKLTRLIREHGALKGRLCGMDADVEDTVNQLKATVFKDHVKRVSTKDPYPSPGRGYRVVLVDFGMKHGILRELNNRGCDVIVVPYNTTAEEILRLNPDGIMLSNGPGDPKDVPEAIEMIQGVLGKIPLFGICLGHQLFALACGANTVKLKFGHRGSNHPVKHLETGKVAITAQNHGYTVEESSIVDTSLEITHIALNDGTVEGLRHKTMPAFTVQYHPEASPGPEDANGLFNQFLTMIENCQKEGEVLCQNA; encoded by the coding sequence ATGAAACGACAGCTTATTTTAGAAGATGGAACAGTATTTGTAGGTCAGGCATTCGGGGGAGAAATAGATAAATCTGGTGAAGTGGTATTTAATACAGGAATGACAGGATATCAAGAGATTTTATCAGACCCTTCTTACTGTAGCCAAATCGTCACACTCACATATCCGCTAATCGGAAACTACGGTATCAATCGAGATGATTTTGAATCAATCAATCCATCCATCCATGGGTTAATTGTAAAAGAAATCTGCGATCATCCCTCAAACTTCCGAAATGAGCTGGCGCTTGATACATATTTAAAAGAGCGCAACATTCCGGGTTTATCAGGTATTGATACAAGAAAGCTTACTCGTCTCATCAGAGAGCACGGTGCATTAAAGGGACGTCTGTGCGGTATGGATGCAGATGTTGAGGACACGGTAAACCAATTGAAGGCGACTGTATTCAAGGATCATGTAAAGCGCGTATCAACGAAAGACCCTTACCCAAGTCCAGGGCGCGGATACCGAGTTGTTCTTGTCGACTTTGGAATGAAGCATGGTATTTTGCGCGAGTTGAACAATCGTGGCTGCGATGTCATCGTAGTACCTTACAATACAACAGCAGAAGAAATCTTGCGCCTGAATCCGGACGGTATTATGCTAAGCAACGGACCTGGAGATCCGAAAGACGTACCAGAGGCCATCGAAATGATTCAAGGAGTTCTTGGTAAAATTCCGTTGTTCGGTATTTGCTTGGGGCACCAATTGTTTGCGCTGGCTTGCGGAGCTAATACAGTTAAATTAAAGTTCGGACACCGTGGTTCTAACCATCCTGTTAAGCATTTAGAAACAGGAAAAGTAGCCATTACTGCACAAAATCATGGCTATACAGTAGAAGAGTCGTCTATTGTGGATACATCGCTTGAAATTACACATATTGCACTTAATGACGGTACGGTAGAAGGTCTACGTCATAAAACAATGCCAGCATTCACAGTTCAATATCATCCCGAAGCTTCACCAGGACCAGAGGATGCAAACGGATTGTTTAATCAGTTTTTAACTATGATTGAAAATTGTCAGAAAGAAGGGGAAGTATTATGCCAAAACGCCTAG